GAATACGCCAAGCTTAACAAGAAGCTGGGCGAGGGCGCGGCCGAGGAACTGGCCGAGATCGACGATGCCGGCGAACTCGCCGACACGATCGCCGCCGCGATCGCCGCAAAGGTCTCGGACAAGCAGACCCTGCTTAGCGAATTCGATCCGCTGAAGCGGCTCGAAATGGTCATGTCCTTCATGGACGGGGAACTGTCGGTCCTCCAGGTGGAGAAGAAGATTCGCGGTCGTGTTAAGCGCCAGATGGAGAAGACCCAGCGCGAATATTACCTCAACGAGCAGTTGAAGGCGATCCAGAACGAGCTCGGCGATGGCGATGAGGACGGCGGTAACGAGATCGCCGAACTGACCGAGAAGATCGCCAAGACCAAGCTCAGCAAGGAAGCGCGCGCCAAGGCCGAGGGCGAGCTCAAGAAGCTCAAGGCGATGCAGCCGATGAGCGCAGAGGCGACCGTCATCCGCAACTATCTCGACGTGCTGCTTGGCCTGCCCTGGGGCAAGAAGAGCAAGGTCAAGAAGGACATAACCGAGGCGCAGGACGTCCTCGATGCCGATCACTACGCGCTGGAAAAGGTGAAGGACCGGATCGTCGAATATCTTGCGGTGCAGGCGCGGACCAACAAGCTGAAGGGCCCGATCCTCTGCCTCGTCGGCCCGCCCGGCGTCGGCAAGACCAGCCTCGGCAAGTCGATCGCCCGCGCGACGGGCCGCGAATTCGTGCGCCAGTCGCTGGGCGGCGTGCGCGACGAGGCGGAAATCCGCGGTCATCGGCGCACCTATATCGGCTCGCTGCCGGGCAAGATCGTCACCAATCTGAAGAAGGCGGGCAAGAGCAATCCGCTCTTCCTGCTCGACGAGATCGACAAGCTGGGCCAGGATTTCCGCGGCGACCCCGCCTCGGCTCTGCTGGAGGTCCTCGATCCCGAACAGAACGGCAAGTTCCAAGACCATTATCTCGAGCTCGATCTCGACCTGTCCGACATCATGTTCGTGACCACCGCGAACAGCCTCAACCTGCCGCAACCGCTGCTCGACCGGATGGAGATCATCCGTCTCGAAGGCTACACCGAGGATGAGAAGGTCGAGATCGCGACCCGCCACTTGCTGCCGAAGCAGGTGAAGGATCACGGGCTGAAGAACGGCGAATTCGAGCTGACCGAAGAGGGCCTGCGCGATCTCATCCGCTACTACACGCGCGAGGCGGGTGTCCGCACGCTGGAGCGCGAGTTGGCGCGATTGGCACGCAAGTCGCTGCGGCGCATCCTCGAAGGCAAGGAAACGAGCGTGACTGTCACGCCCGACAACCTTTCCGATTTCGCCGGGGTGCGCAAGTTCAAGCACGGCATGGGCGAGGAAGAGGCTCAGATCGGCGCGGTCACCGGGCTTGCCTGGACCGAGGTCGGCGGCGAGCTGCTGACGATCGAGAGCGTTACGACGCCCGGCAAGGGCGAAGTCAAGACCACCGGCAAGCTGGGCGACGTGATGAACGAGAGCGTCGCCGCCGCTTTCAGCTTTGTAAAGGCGCGCGCCCCCCATTACGGGATCAAGCCGAGCATCTTCCAGCGCAAGAACATCCATATCCACCTGCCCGAAGGCGCGGTGCCCAAGGACGGGCCGAGCGCAGGCGTCGGCATGGTCACCTCGATCGTCTCGACCCTTTCCGGCGTACCGGTGCGGCCCGATGTCGCGATGACCGGAGAGGTCACGCTGCGCGGCCGGGTGCTGGCGATCGGCGGTCTCAAGGAAAAGCTGCTCGCGGCACTGCGCGGAGGGATCAAGACGGTTCTGATTCCCGAGGAGAATGTGAAGGATCTCGCCGAGATACCTTCCAACGTAAAGGAGGGGCTGGAGATCATTCCGGTTTCGCATGTCGACGAGGTGCTCGAGATCGCGCTGTCGACGCCGCTCGAAGCGATCGAATGGACCGAGGCGGACGATCTGGCGAGCCAGCCGGTATCGGTGGTCGCAGCATCGCAGGTGGCAACGCCGACGGCGCACTGACGCGACGCGGGCGGGCGCTCGGTCGCCTCGGAGCGGTTCGGGCATGATCATCGCAACGGTCGGCTGCAATTCGCGCGTCGGGCATCTGCGCCGAGGTTCGTTGACGTGATTTCGGCCAATTTCGCGCTGAACTACGCCGATTTCACTTTGACACCTCGGGCATCTCCGCCCAACTTGCCGCCCTTCCGCAGATCGATTCCCGATCGCCGATTCAAAAATTCCATGAGGGGACCCGAAATAATGAACAAGAACGACCTGATCAGCGCCGTCGCCGACACCAGCGGTCTTTCCAAGAACGATGCGTCGAGCGCCGTCGAGGCGGTGTTCGATTCGATCCAGAAGGCTCTTTCGAATGGCGATGAAGTACGCTTGGTCGGCTTCGGCTCGTTCTCCGTGGCGAAGCGCAAGGCCTCGACCGGCCGCAATCCGCGTACCGGCGAACCGATGACGATCAAGGCGTCGAATCAGCCCAAGTTCAAGGCCGGCAAGGGCCTCAAGGACGCGGTGAACTAAACCACGGTCTCATCGAAATAAGGCGCCGCCCGGTCCCATCGGATCGGGCGGCGTTTTGTTTTTCAGGGCACAAGCTGCACGAGGGCGGTCGGCGCCCGGTCGGTGCGCTTATCGATCGCCCAGGACAGGCTCTTGCCACCCGCCACCGCCGTCGGTCCCTCGTCGGTGTTGTTGGCGAGGATCTCGCCATCGGTGGTCAGAGTGAAGGTTCCGGACACCTCTGGCAGGAAGGGCGGCTCTTCCCCGTCTTCCGACATTTGCGCCATCGCTGTCATCATGCCCGCCATTCCGCTCATCATGCTCTGGAACGGGTTTCCGGTGGTTTGCGCTGCGAAACCGGGCGCATCCACACGCACCGTATCGCCATCGCGCAGCACCGCGAGGACGAAGAGGTTCGACATGGGGAAGCGTTCCATGGTCGGAAAAGCGAAATCGTGCGTCATCCGGCCGGCAAGGCGGAATTCCACGTTGAACAGGCCGTCGCCTGCATACTCGACCTTGTCCCAGCCCGCCTGTCGTTCCAGCCGCCTGGCCAGATCGGCCGCCGCATCGGGATCGGCGGGGTCGATTCCGCCGAGCATCGCCTTGACCATCTCGGCTTCGCGTTCCGCGTCTGCCTTGCGGGCTTCGGCGGCACTGTCCCAGTTGCGCCGCTGCTCGGCGATTTCTTCCTCGGTGCAGGCGCGTTCTTCGAACGCTTCCTCGTCGTAGCAAGGCTGCTCGACGAACTCTTCCTCGATGTTCTCGAAACGCTGGCCCATCTCGGCAAGCTTGCTCAAGGCGAGCAGATAGATTTCTCCGGAATAGGAAAAGCTGAACGCTCCGTCCTTGCGGATGTCCATTGCAGAGGCGAACTTGCCCGGCGTCAGAAAACAGCCGGTCAGCAGAAAAGGTACGGCACACACCGCGAGCAGCCGAGCAAATTTCATCGATTCCCCCCTTGATCGGTGGTGTCAGTCTACCTCTCTCGCGGCGACTGCGTAAAGCGCGACTGCGGCGGCGTTCGAAACATTGAGGCTTTCCACCGTGCTGGTGATCGGAAGCCGGGCAAGAGCGTCGCAATGGCCGGCGATATTGTGTCGCATCCCCGGCCCTTCGGCGCCGAGAACGAGCGCGACGGGACCGGCGGGGAGCGCTTCCGTCAGCGAACTCTCCGCCTCTCCGGCGAGGCCAATGCGCCAGTAGCCGGCGTCGGCCATCTCCTCGAGCGCGCGGGCGAGGTTCACCACCCGGACCCAGGGCAGCGCTTCCAGCGCGCCACTCGCCGCCTTGGCCAGTACGCCGCCTTCCGGCGGTGCGTGCCGGTCCTGCGTGACGATCGCGCTCGCGCCGAATGCCGCTGCGGAGCGCATGATCGCGCCGACATTGTGGGGATCGGTCACCTGATCGAGGACCACCAGCGGGCGCTGCCGATCGCCGTCCAACACGTCGGCCAGAAACACGTCTTCCAGCGCCGCGCATTCGAGCACCAGCCCCTGATGCGGCGCATCGCGCGTCACCAGGCGGTCGAGGTCGGGATTGTCGGCATATTCGACGGGAAAGTCGGGCGGAAGCTCGCCGTCGAGCCCAGCGATCGCCTCTCGCGTCGCCCACAGCTTGTGGTGGTTGCGGTCAGGGTTCTTCAGCGCCGCCTCAACGGCATGGTGCCCCCAGAGGCGCACCTGACCGGTGCTCGCCCGCCCGCTCCCGCGGCCGCCCTGCATTCTGCCCGCACGTCCGCGCAGGGCCTTCTTACGGTTCTTCGACATCGCTGCGCTCTGCCAGCGGAGGATGGAAAGGGGAAGGGCGGGGATGGATCGAACGCGCGAATTTCTCGTCGTTTCGACCGCTTCGATGAAGAGGAGCCGGTGGTGGACAGGGCTGGATTCGAACCAGCGTACGCTTGCACGGGCAGATTTACAGTCTGCTGCCTTTAACCACTCGGCCACCTGTCCACGAACCGGCTTTCAAGGGCGGCGGAACCGCCCGGGCTGTGCGGGCGGATGCGATCCGCCGACTGCCGAGAGGCGCCCCTTTGGCGAAGGGCTTCGGCACTGTCAACATGGCTGCGCGACCAGTTGCTCCCGAACGGCCTTGGGTTTAGGCGAGGGCATGGAACCGACCCACCGCCCCGTCATCTCCGCCACCGGCCTGTTCACGCCCGAGGAAAGCATTTCGAACGAGGAGCTGGTGGCAAGCTTCAACGAGTTCGTGCGCCGCCACAACGCCGCCAATTCCGATGCGATCGCGGCGGGCGAGACGGCGGCGCTGGAGCCGAGCTCGGTCGAATTCATCGAGAAGGCGAGCGGGATCAAGGCGCGCCACGTGATGGCGAAGGCACCCGTGCTCGATCCCGAGATCATGGCCCCGCGCTGGCCTGAGCGGAGCAACGAGGATCTCTCGCTTCTCGCCGAGATCGGGGTCAAAGCGGCGCGTCAGGCACTCGACTAGGCGGAGCGCGATCCGGCGGATGTCGACGCAGTGCTGTGCGCGGCTTCGAACATGGAGCGCCCTTATCCCGCCATGGCGATCGAGATCCAGCAGGCTCTCGGCATCGAGGGGTTCGGCTTCGACATGAACGTCGCCTGCTCCAGCGCGACCTTCGGCATCCAGACCGCGGCCGATTACGTGCGGTCCGGCAATGCGCGCAGCGTGCTGGTTGTCAGCCCGGAGATCACCAGCGGCCACCTCAACTGGCGCGACCGGGACAGCCACTTCATCTTCGGCGACGTGGCGACGGCGGTGCTGGTCGAAGATGCCGCGATGGCGCCGGCCGCGCATTGGGACATTCTCGGCACCAAGCTGAAGACCGTGTTCTCGAACAATATCCGCAACAATTTCGGCTTCCTCAACCGCGCCCATCCCGACAGCGCGGGCGCCGCCGACAAGCTCTTCGTTCAGGAGGGGCGCAAGGTGTTCAAGGAAGTCGTTCCCATGGTGGCGCAGATGATTCTGGACGAGGCGGAGCGGCTCGATATCGAACCGACCGCGCTGCGCCGCCTGTGGCTGCATCAGGCCAATGCCGGCATGAACCGGCTGATCGCGCACAAGGTCCTGGGCCACGAAGCGAGCGACGACGAGAGCCCGACGGTTCTCGATACCTACGGTAACACGTCGAGCGCAGGCTCGATCATTGCCTTCCACCTCCACCACGAGGATCTGGTGGAGGGCGATACCGGCCTCATCTGCAGTTTTGGCGCGGGTTATTCGGCCGGTACGGTCTTCGTGCGCAAGGCGGCCTGAGGCAGCGGGCCGCGCTTGTCGTCGCGGCTGGGCGCGCCTAAGCCTTGGTTCATGGCTGGTGAACTTCTCGACAATCGGGGCCGCGGCGATGTTGCCTGGTCCTTTCCCTCGATCCATCCGGAGGGGCGAAAGTTCGGCCTGATCGCTGTAGGCGTCAGTCTGCTCTTTCTTCTTGTATTCGGTTGGGAAATTATCGGCTGGCCGCTACTGATGCTGTCGGCGGGCGTCTTCGCCTTCTTCCGCGATCCGGAACGCGTGGTCCCTCATTCCGATCTGGCCGTCGTTGCCCCTGCGGACGGGCTGGTCTCGCTGATCGCACAGGTCGAGCCGCCGGAGGAACTCAAGATTGACGACGGCAGCGGGATCGCGGGCCTCCCGGCCGGGCCGGTGACGCGCATCTCCATTTTCATGAGCGTATTCGACGTGCACATCAATCGCGCTCCGATCGGGGGGGTCATCAGGCGGCTGGTCTATATTCCCGGCAAGTTTCTCAACGCCGATCTCGACAAGGCAAGCGAGGAGAACGAACGCCAGCACATCCTGGTAGAGCGGGCGGATGGCGCGCGGATCGGCTTCACGCAGATCGCCGGGCTCGTGGCGAGGCGGATCGTCCCCTTCGTGAAAGAGGGTGACACGGTGGGCAGCGGGCAGCGGGTGGGACTGATCCGTTTCGGCAGCCGGGTCGACGTCTATCTTCCGGCGGGGACAGGTTCGAACGTACTGCTGGGTCAGCGAGTAATCGCAGGCGAAACGGTGCTCGCCGAGATGGGCGTGCAAAAACACATCGAAGGCATCGCGCAATGATCCAGCGTAAGGGAAAGACTCCGGCCGACAATCGGCCGCGCATAGGCCCCAAGGCTTCCGAGGACGAAGACGATTTCGCAGCCGGAGGCGTGAAGGGCGGGCTTGCGTTGCGGACCCTTGCCCCCAACGCCGTCACCACGGCAGCGATGTGTTCCGGGCTGACCGGAATACTCTTCGCGATATCCGGGACATGGCCGCTGGCGGTGGGGGCGATCATTCTGGCGGGCGTGCTTGACGGGATGGACGGACGCATCGCGCGGATGCTCAATGGCCAGTCGCGCTTCGGCGCGGAACTGGATAGCCTGGCGGA
The genomic region above belongs to Qipengyuania spongiae and contains:
- the lon gene encoding endopeptidase La; its protein translation is MTETLPLLPLRDIVVFPGMVVPLFVGRDKSVAALEAAMEGDKDIFLLAQLDPGCDDPEREDLYEMGVVAQVLQMLKLPDGTVRVLVEGNSRASLDSLEAKDDYVAATLTVREPDTAAGSEVTAMMRQVIEQFGEYAKLNKKLGEGAAEELAEIDDAGELADTIAAAIAAKVSDKQTLLSEFDPLKRLEMVMSFMDGELSVLQVEKKIRGRVKRQMEKTQREYYLNEQLKAIQNELGDGDEDGGNEIAELTEKIAKTKLSKEARAKAEGELKKLKAMQPMSAEATVIRNYLDVLLGLPWGKKSKVKKDITEAQDVLDADHYALEKVKDRIVEYLAVQARTNKLKGPILCLVGPPGVGKTSLGKSIARATGREFVRQSLGGVRDEAEIRGHRRTYIGSLPGKIVTNLKKAGKSNPLFLLDEIDKLGQDFRGDPASALLEVLDPEQNGKFQDHYLELDLDLSDIMFVTTANSLNLPQPLLDRMEIIRLEGYTEDEKVEIATRHLLPKQVKDHGLKNGEFELTEEGLRDLIRYYTREAGVRTLERELARLARKSLRRILEGKETSVTVTPDNLSDFAGVRKFKHGMGEEEAQIGAVTGLAWTEVGGELLTIESVTTPGKGEVKTTGKLGDVMNESVAAAFSFVKARAPHYGIKPSIFQRKNIHIHLPEGAVPKDGPSAGVGMVTSIVSTLSGVPVRPDVAMTGEVTLRGRVLAIGGLKEKLLAALRGGIKTVLIPEENVKDLAEIPSNVKEGLEIIPVSHVDEVLEIALSTPLEAIEWTEADDLASQPVSVVAASQVATPTAH
- the rlmB gene encoding 23S rRNA (guanosine(2251)-2'-O)-methyltransferase RlmB; the protein is MSKNRKKALRGRAGRMQGGRGSGRASTGQVRLWGHHAVEAALKNPDRNHHKLWATREAIAGLDGELPPDFPVEYADNPDLDRLVTRDAPHQGLVLECAALEDVFLADVLDGDRQRPLVVLDQVTDPHNVGAIMRSAAAFGASAIVTQDRHAPPEGGVLAKAASGALEALPWVRVVNLARALEEMADAGYWRIGLAGEAESSLTEALPAGPVALVLGAEGPGMRHNIAGHCDALARLPITSTVESLNVSNAAAVALYAVAAREVD
- a CDS encoding HU family DNA-binding protein, with the protein product MNKNDLISAVADTSGLSKNDASSAVEAVFDSIQKALSNGDEVRLVGFGSFSVAKRKASTGRNPRTGEPMTIKASNQPKFKAGKGLKDAVN
- a CDS encoding phosphatidylserine decarboxylase: MAGELLDNRGRGDVAWSFPSIHPEGRKFGLIAVGVSLLFLLVFGWEIIGWPLLMLSAGVFAFFRDPERVVPHSDLAVVAPADGLVSLIAQVEPPEELKIDDGSGIAGLPAGPVTRISIFMSVFDVHINRAPIGGVIRRLVYIPGKFLNADLDKASEENERQHILVERADGARIGFTQIAGLVARRIVPFVKEGDTVGSGQRVGLIRFGSRVDVYLPAGTGSNVLLGQRVIAGETVLAEMGVQKHIEGIAQ